The genomic interval GGGTTCTGATCGTTGTGGTCGGTATCGCGATCCTCGCCGTCGGCGCGCGTCAGATCCACAAGGGGATCACGAAGAAGTTCACCGAGGACCTGGTCGGCGGCGTCTCCGAGGTCACGATCCTGCTGGGCCGGATCGGGTACGTCGCGAAGGGCGTCGCGTTCGCGGTCGTCGGCGTACTGTTCGGCTGGGCTGCGATCAGCTACGACCCGAAGAAGGCGGGCGGTCTCGATACGGCCCTGCGCACGATCAAGGGCCAGGCGTTCGGCTCGGTCCTGCTGACCGTCTTGGCGCTGGGCTTGGCCGCGTTCGGCCTGTACTGCTTCAGTTGGTCGCGCAACGCTAAGAAGTGACGCGCCCGGCTTCGATTCGTGACCATTGCGCGATGGGCCGGCCGTCGATGACCTTCGGGAGTACCGGGTCCTCGGTCGCCCACTGTTTCGGCCAGCCGTCCGGTGAGTCCTCGAAGGGCTCCTGCCGCCCGTAGACGGTGAGGTCCATCAGGGCGTAGTTGTTGTCCATCACCTCGACGCCGCGCATGGTCGTCCAGTACGTCTCGAAGACCCGATCGCCCTGGCGGACGTACGAGATCAGGTACATCTGCCCGATGCTCCGACCGACCAGCAAGTGCTCGAGCGACCCGACAGCGGAGTACCACGGCATCGTCCAGCCCATGAAGTCCCGGTACGCGCGGCTCTCGGCGTACGGGCCCTGGCTGAAGACGGCGAAGGTGATGTCGCGCGAGTGCAGGTACGAGATCTCCTGGACCTGGCCGGTGCACCACGTGCAGCCCTGGCACTGGTCGGCGGCGTCGTGCCCGTCGTGCCACATGTAGTAGTAGGCCAGCAGCTGCTTGCGGCCTTCGAATGCCTCGAGCAGCGTGACCGGTCCGGTTTCCCCGACCACGGGGATGCCCGGATCGATCTCGACCATCGGGAGGCGGCGGCGCTGAGCGGCGATCGCATCGGCTTCACGCGTGTGTGCCTTCTCGCGGGCCCGGAGCTCGTCCAGGCCCGCGTCGAAGGTCGCTCGATCAACGACCGGCGGGAGTGCCGTGGTGTCTGGTACGACTCGCTCGTGCTTTCCCATACTGGCCACGTCGGAGCCGGTACCCCGATCTCGACATGCTCAGGCCGGAAGATCGCGCCGGCGCAGCCCGATCAGACCCGCGAAGCCCACCACGACAGCGATTGCGAGCAGCGCGACCAGCGGACCTGCCGACACCGATCCGCCCGGAAGCGACGGGAGATGGCTGAACGGCGAGATGTCGCGGATCCAGCCCGCCGTGGCCACACCCGCGCTGACCAGGCCGATCAGGATGCAGACAGCCGGTCCGGCCCACGAGATCATCGAGGCCTGCGGGAAGAACCCGAAGATCGCGATCGCTATCGCGGCCAGCACCCAGACGGCAGGCAATTGCGCGAGCGCGGCGCCGATCAGCCGTGGGACCTGCCCACCCACATCGCCGATCGCGATGCCGTACGCAAGCCCTTCGGCGACACCCGCCGCCAGCAACGCGACTGCCGGACCGAGCAGACTGAAGACGAGATGGCTCGCGGCCCACTGCCAGCGACTCGTCGCGGTCGCGAGCACCGGCTCGACCCGCCCGCTGCTCTCCTCGACCCGCATCCGCAGCGTCGCCTGGACGGCGTACGCCGACGCGATCAACCCGACCAGTGTCATCACCCCGGCCAGGAACGAGTCGATCAGCCCGGCCGACCCACCCATCCGCTGGAACATCTCCTGGATGCTCGGATCGTCCTGCATCACGTCGCCGACGCCTTTGGCGACACCGCCGAACAGTAAGCCCAGCAAGGCGAATCCGACCGTCCATGCGGCCAGCAGACCGCGGTGCAACCGCCATGCCAGCGCGAGCGGCGAGCCGAGGGTTCCTTCCGCCGGGCCGAGTTTGTCGGGCAGCAGTCCGGCGCCGATATCTCGCCTGGCTGCGAGCGCGACGGCCGTGACTACGAGGCCAGTGGTTGCCGCCAGCAACACTGCTGCCAACCACCAGCGGTTCTGGGCATACGGGTGGATCTGCTGTGCCCAGCCGATCGGTGACAGGTAGGACAACCAGGCGAGCGGGCCGTTCGTATGCGCGCTGGTGTCGCCGGCGGCTCGCAGTACGTAGGACGCCCCCAGCACCCCGATCGCGATCCCGCGCGCGGTGCCGGCGCTCGCCGTCAGTTGTGCGGCCACCGCACCCACTGCCGCGAAGAACCAGCCGGTGCCGGCAAAAACAACGCCGATAGCAACGGATCCGTCGAGCGGCAGGTCGCGGCTGTGCATGCCCAAGGCAAGCAGGATGCCGAGTGCCAGGTTTGCCCCGAAGGTCGCGATCAGTGCGGCCGCCAGCTGTGCATGCCGGCCGATGACGGTTGCCCCGAGCAACTCGCGGCGGCCGGTCTCCTCCTCGACCCGGGTGTGCCGGATCACCGTCAGCAGGCTGATCAGCCCCACCATCACCGGCACGAACCCGAGTCGCCAGGTGACGAACTCGCCGAGGCTCGGCCCGGACAGTTCGCCGTACAAGGTGATGAAGCCGGCGTTGCTCGCGTACTTCACGCGGGAGTCCGGCGTCGGGAACAGATCGCCGTACTCCTTCACGTAGCTCACCGAGATCGCCACCAGCAGCAGGATCCACAACGGCAGTACGATCCGGTCCCGGCGCAGGATCAACCGGATCAGTCCGCCGGTCCCCGCCAGGCTTTTCATTTCACGGCCTCGGGTTCGTACAGCCGCAGGAACAGCTCCTCCAGCGACGGCGGCTGGCTCACCAGGCTCCGTACGCCGATCTCGGTCAAGCGTCGCAGTACCGAGTTGATCTGGTCGGCGTCGACGTCGAACTGGACCCGCCCGTCGCTCTCCTTGAGATCGTGTATGCCGGCCAGCTGGGCCAGACCGTTCATCGGTCCGACGAGCTCGGCCTGGATCGACGTACGAGTCAGATGCCGCAGCTCGGACAGCGTGCCGCTCTCGACGGCACGGCCCGACCGGATGATCGTGACCCGGTCGCAGAGTGCCTCGACCTCGGACAGGATGTGGCTGGACAGCAGCACGGTCCGGCCGTCGCGGTCGCTGATCTCCTGAACGACCTCGCGGAAGACCTCCTCCATCAACGGATCCAGCCCACTCGTCGGCTCGTCGAGAAGGAGGAGCTCGACGTCGGACGCGAGCGCGGCGACCAGGGCGACCTTCTGACGGTTGCCCTTCGAGTACGCACGTGCCTTCTTGCGCGGGTCGAGATCGAAGCGTTCGAGCAGCTCGGCCTTGCGCTTCTTGTCGATGCCGCCGCGCATCCGGCCGAGCAGGTCGATCGCCTCGCCACCGGACAGGTTCGGCCACAGCGTCACATCGCCCGGGACGTAAGCCAGGCGCCGATGCAGGTCGGTGGCGTCCGACCAGGGATCGCCGTCGAGGACCCGCGCGGTCCCCTCGTCCGCGCGGGTCATCCCCAACAGGATGCGAATGGTGGTGGTCTTCCCCGCGCCGTTCGGGCCGAGGAATCCGTGCACCTCACCGGTTCGCACCGTGAGGTCGAGACCGTCCAGGGCATAGGTCCGCCCGAACGACTTGACCAGACCTTCCGTGCTGATCGCAGCCGGCATGATCACTTCTCCTGTTTCCTCAGGTTGTCTGCTTGCTCCGGGGTGAGCAGCGGGATCGTGAAGACCTCCATCAGGGCCTGACCGATCCGGTTGTAGCCAGCCGGCGTCGTGATGTCCTCGCCGAGCGCCTTCGAGACCTGTTCGCGGAACACGAAGACACTGAGCTTGATCGCGGTCAGCGCGGCGGCGTACCCGCGCTTGTCCTTCGGCTCGATGCCGTAGCTGGTGCTCCACTCCTCGACTGCGTCGACCCCTTCGAGAAACAACGCGGTCGCCGTTTCCGAGCCGTCCATCATCGACCGGACGATGTACAGCTGCAGCGGAAACGCGACCGGATGCATCGCCAGCGGATCGAGCCCGGTGAGATCGCCCTGCTGCGTGAGCTCGGCGCCGATCTGCAGCATCCGCTCCTTCGCGTACCGGTCGCACGCCTCGCGCAGCTCCTCCTTCGAACCGAAGTGATGCCGCACCAGCCCCGACGAAACCCCCGCCTCGGCCGCGATGTCCCGAATCGAAGCCCCCTCGATCCCGCGCTCCCCGAACAACTTGATCGCCGCATCCCGAATCCGGGCCCGCGCGGTCAGATCATCCACCTGGCGATCCATCGCCACTCCTCTCTCTACACAAACCAGCAAACTACTACACGATCGTGTAGTCAAGTCGAATGTGGGACTGAGGTTGACCACGCCCGTCAGAGGGGCCTAACACGAGTGGATATCCATTCGTGTTGTGGGTTCCCCGCTGGTGTGCGAGCGGGGAACCCACAACAGCAGGGGGCAACCCCGCGGGCCGCCCGCACAGCACTCTCGGCCCCGCCGAAATACAAGGGACAGAGGAAGATTGCGAGGGTAGCGTCACCAGATCATGGAGATGTCTGAGATCAGGCGTGCGATCGCGGCCGCGACTTCGATTGCCGTATCGCTCGACCTGGAAGCGAACGACGCGACCGTTCTCCACAACTCGAACAAGCTGGCGCTGCGGCTGACACCCTGCGACGTGTTCGCCCGCGTCGCCCCTGTAGGGGAAGAGGTTGCAGAGCTGGAAATCGAGCTCGCCCAACGCCTCTCCGAGGTCGGTTCCCCGGTGGCCACCTTGGAATCTCGGGTGGACCCGATTGTCTACACCCGCGACGGCTTCGCAATCACGCTGTGGACGTACTACGAGCCGGTGACACCAGACGTCTCCCCAGCCGACTACGCCCAGGCGCTGGAGCAGTTGCACGCCGGCATGCGCAAGGTTGATGTGACGATTCCACGGTTCACAGATCGCATCGCGGAGGCGGAAGAAATCGTCTCCAACCCCGAGCTCTCGCCGGAGCTCGCCGACGCGGACCGCGTGTTCCTCAGCGGCAGACTGGAAAGCCTGCGCCGCGCGATCAACGACCGCGACGCCGCGGAACAGCTGCTCCACGGCGAGCCGCATCCAGGCAATCTGCTCAGCACCAACAACGGCCCGTTGTTCATCGACTTCGAGACGTGTTGCCGTGGACCCGTCGAGTTCGACCTCGCCCATGTTCCGGTGGCGGTTTGCGAGCACTACTCGGGCATTGACCAAGGATTGCTGGACGAGTGCCGGCAGCTCGTTCTCGCGATGGTTGCGGCGTGGCGTTGGGACATTGGTGACCAATTTCCGAACGGGCGACGCTTCGGGGAGGAATTCCTGAGCGCGCTGCGCGAAGGTCCTCCGTGGCCGACCCTCGACACGATGGCTGACCGACTGTAGAACTCGCCGACGTCACGTGAAAGCGGCAAGGAACCAGGTCAGTCCCGGCGGCCCTTCAGCCGGCGGCTGAGTGCACGCTCGGCCTCGCGGGTCGCCTCGCGCTCGGCGAGGGTGTTTCGCTTGTCCCAGGTCTTCTTGCCGCGTCCCAGCGCGATCTCCACCTTTGCGCGACCGTCCTTGAAGTACAGGGCCAACGGGACGATCGTCAGTCCACTTTCGTTGACCTTGCGCTCGATCTTGTCGATCTGGGCGCGATGCAACAGCAGCTTCCGCTTACGCCGCGAACCGCCGTCGAACCAGCGGGCCTGCGAGTACTGCGGGATGTGCACCGCATGCAACCAGATCTCCCGCCCCTCGACGATGGCGAACCCGCCGACGAGCGACGCCCGCCCAGCCCGAAGCGCCTTCACCTCCGGCCCCTGCAGCACGATCCCCGCCTCCCACGACTCACCCAACTGGTAGTCGTGGGCAGCCTTCCGGTTCCGCGCAACCACCGGATTGGCCTCGGGCTTCTTCACACCGCAATTCTGCCCCAACAGCCCAGGCCGTCCGACCTGCGTGCCGGCTGAAGCCGAGTTGGCTGCCCTGACCGAGCACAGCATTCCGACCGGTAAGAAGATTACTTAAGTGTGACGAAGTTTCGTATCTCGTTGACACGGGGGTGGTTGCTGGTGTGGGTTCTTCCCCAAACACCCAACACCATCTGGGGAAGGTGGGGCGGCCCATGCGGAAGTTGTTGGCGGTGCTGGGGGCGTTGTGCTTGGCGGTTGCGCCAGGTACGGCGTACGCGGCTGATCCGGTCAAGGATCCGGCGAAGAAGGTCATCAAGATCGGTGTGACGCAGTCGGTGGACTCGATGAATCCGTTCCTGGCTGTACGGCTGGTGACGGGGTCGATCCAGCGGATGATCTACGGCTTCCTGACGGTGCCGGACTCGAAGACGCTGCAGCCGAGCCCGGACCTGGCCGAGTCGTGGACGACGTCGCCGGACGGGCTGACCTGGACATTCAAGATCCGGCAGGCGAAGTGGTCGGACGGTCAGCCGATCACGGCCGACGATGCGGCCTGGACGTTCAACAAGATGATCACCGACGACGGCGCGAAGACCGGCAACGGTCCGGCGGTCGCGAACTTCCAGAGCGTGACTGCGAACGGCCAGGAGCTGACCATCAAGCTCAAGACCCCGCAGGCGTCGATGCTGGACAACCCGGTGCCGATCATGCCCAAGCACGTCTGGGAGAAGGTCAAGGACATCTCGAAGTACGACGCCGAGGTGTACCCGACCGTGGGCAGCGGACCGTACATCGCGGTGGAGCACAAGAAGGACCAGTTCGTCCGGCTGGAGGCGAACCCGGAGTACTGGCGCGGCCGGCCGAAGATCGACGAGTTGCAGGTGATCTTCTACGACAACCCCGCGGCCTCGATCGTCGGGCTGAAGAAGGGCGACATCGACCTGATCGGGCGGCTGAACCCGCCGGACTTCGAGTCGCTGAAGGGCGATGACAACATCGTTCAGTGGAACACGCAGGGCCGGCGGGCGGCATACCTGCAGATCAACCACGGCGCGACGACCAGCGACAACAAGCCGATCGGTGACGGACATCCGGCGCTGAAGGATCCCCGGGTGCGGACCGCGCTGCACTACGCGATCGACAAGCAGAAGCTGGTCGACGAGGTCCAGGGTGGTCTGGCGAAACCGGCGGACGGTTCGATCATTCCGCCGCTGTACAAGGACTTCTTCTGGCAGGCGAGCGGCGCCGAGAAGGTGACGTTCGACCTCGCGAAGGCCAACAAGATCCTCGACGACGCCGGATACAAGAAGGGTCCGGACGGCGTACGGACGATGCCGGACGGATCGCGGAAACTGCAGTTCCGGTTCAGCATCCACACCGATACACCGATCGAGGACAAGCTCGCGGAGTACCTGACGGGCTGGTTCAAGGAGATCGGCATCACGCTGACGACGAAGCGGCTCGACTCCAGCAAGTTCACGGAGGAGACGGGTACGACGGCGCTCTTCGACATCGCGATCAGCGGCTGGTCGGTGAACCCGGATCCGGAAGAGGTGCTCGGCACGCACCTGTGCAGCCGGCGTCCGTCCGCGGACGGC from Kribbella sp. NBC_00709 carries:
- the smpB gene encoding SsrA-binding protein SmpB; this encodes MKKPEANPVVARNRKAAHDYQLGESWEAGIVLQGPEVKALRAGRASLVGGFAIVEGREIWLHAVHIPQYSQARWFDGGSRRKRKLLLHRAQIDKIERKVNESGLTIVPLALYFKDGRAKVEIALGRGKKTWDKRNTLAEREATREAERALSRRLKGRRD
- a CDS encoding TetR/AcrR family transcriptional regulator; this encodes MDRQVDDLTARARIRDAAIKLFGERGIEGASIRDIAAEAGVSSGLVRHHFGSKEELREACDRYAKERMLQIGAELTQQGDLTGLDPLAMHPVAFPLQLYIVRSMMDGSETATALFLEGVDAVEEWSTSYGIEPKDKRGYAAALTAIKLSVFVFREQVSKALGEDITTPAGYNRIGQALMEVFTIPLLTPEQADNLRKQEK
- a CDS encoding ABC transporter permease, whose amino-acid sequence is MKSLAGTGGLIRLILRRDRIVLPLWILLLVAISVSYVKEYGDLFPTPDSRVKYASNAGFITLYGELSGPSLGEFVTWRLGFVPVMVGLISLLTVIRHTRVEEETGRRELLGATVIGRHAQLAAALIATFGANLALGILLALGMHSRDLPLDGSVAIGVVFAGTGWFFAAVGAVAAQLTASAGTARGIAIGVLGASYVLRAAGDTSAHTNGPLAWLSYLSPIGWAQQIHPYAQNRWWLAAVLLAATTGLVVTAVALAARRDIGAGLLPDKLGPAEGTLGSPLALAWRLHRGLLAAWTVGFALLGLLFGGVAKGVGDVMQDDPSIQEMFQRMGGSAGLIDSFLAGVMTLVGLIASAYAVQATLRMRVEESSGRVEPVLATATSRWQWAASHLVFSLLGPAVALLAAGVAEGLAYGIAIGDVGGQVPRLIGAALAQLPAVWVLAAIAIAIFGFFPQASMISWAGPAVCILIGLVSAGVATAGWIRDISPFSHLPSLPGGSVSAGPLVALLAIAVVVGFAGLIGLRRRDLPA
- a CDS encoding phosphotransferase family protein encodes the protein MEMSEIRRAIAAATSIAVSLDLEANDATVLHNSNKLALRLTPCDVFARVAPVGEEVAELEIELAQRLSEVGSPVATLESRVDPIVYTRDGFAITLWTYYEPVTPDVSPADYAQALEQLHAGMRKVDVTIPRFTDRIAEAEEIVSNPELSPELADADRVFLSGRLESLRRAINDRDAAEQLLHGEPHPGNLLSTNNGPLFIDFETCCRGPVEFDLAHVPVAVCEHYSGIDQGLLDECRQLVLAMVAAWRWDIGDQFPNGRRFGEEFLSALREGPPWPTLDTMADRL
- a CDS encoding DUF899 family protein → MGKHERVVPDTTALPPVVDRATFDAGLDELRAREKAHTREADAIAAQRRRLPMVEIDPGIPVVGETGPVTLLEAFEGRKQLLAYYYMWHDGHDAADQCQGCTWCTGQVQEISYLHSRDITFAVFSQGPYAESRAYRDFMGWTMPWYSAVGSLEHLLVGRSIGQMYLISYVRQGDRVFETYWTTMRGVEVMDNNYALMDLTVYGRQEPFEDSPDGWPKQWATEDPVLPKVIDGRPIAQWSRIEAGRVTS
- a CDS encoding ABC transporter substrate-binding protein, producing the protein MRKLLAVLGALCLAVAPGTAYAADPVKDPAKKVIKIGVTQSVDSMNPFLAVRLVTGSIQRMIYGFLTVPDSKTLQPSPDLAESWTTSPDGLTWTFKIRQAKWSDGQPITADDAAWTFNKMITDDGAKTGNGPAVANFQSVTANGQELTIKLKTPQASMLDNPVPIMPKHVWEKVKDISKYDAEVYPTVGSGPYIAVEHKKDQFVRLEANPEYWRGRPKIDELQVIFYDNPAASIVGLKKGDIDLIGRLNPPDFESLKGDDNIVQWNTQGRRAAYLQINHGATTSDNKPIGDGHPALKDPRVRTALHYAIDKQKLVDEVQGGLAKPADGSIIPPLYKDFFWQASGAEKVTFDLAKANKILDDAGYKKGPDGVRTMPDGSRKLQFRFSIHTDTPIEDKLAEYLTGWFKEIGITLTTKRLDSSKFTEETGTTALFDIAISGWSVNPDPEEVLGTHLCSRRPSADGKGGGTESFYCDPQYESLYLQQQKELDRTKRADIVKKMEERLYTDAPVIALYYPNDLEGYRKDRIASITPIPEDKGLLYGGSGYWPFYTLQAVSKDGAAAESGGLGGGVVAGIAAAVVVVLIGGFFVLRRRQGAADERE
- a CDS encoding ABC transporter ATP-binding protein, with translation MPAAISTEGLVKSFGRTYALDGLDLTVRTGEVHGFLGPNGAGKTTTIRILLGMTRADEGTARVLDGDPWSDATDLHRRLAYVPGDVTLWPNLSGGEAIDLLGRMRGGIDKKRKAELLERFDLDPRKKARAYSKGNRQKVALVAALASDVELLLLDEPTSGLDPLMEEVFREVVQEISDRDGRTVLLSSHILSEVEALCDRVTIIRSGRAVESGTLSELRHLTRTSIQAELVGPMNGLAQLAGIHDLKESDGRVQFDVDADQINSVLRRLTEIGVRSLVSQPPSLEELFLRLYEPEAVK